One Nitrospina watsonii DNA segment encodes these proteins:
- a CDS encoding tetratricopeptide repeat protein, with the protein MVTMLAAGASEGRYQEGIQFLNFNDYSKGHEILKPLAEAGDARAQTQIGHLYKSGLGVERNLDTARHWYVKAAEQGDVRAQFQLGLMYFDGDGVAKDYRRAWRWFQKAAQQGDAVAQYQLGAMYELAQGVRQDYTKAAYWYQQAANQGLPEAQFMLSDLYYKGQGVPRDIVLAHMWVNLAVSTTRPLDKDYNDMVVLRDKLERLMSEKQIQTAQHKRESWQPVQ; encoded by the coding sequence ATGGTTACCATGCTGGCCGCCGGAGCCTCGGAGGGACGGTATCAGGAAGGCATCCAGTTTCTGAATTTCAACGATTACTCCAAGGGGCATGAAATCCTGAAGCCGCTCGCTGAGGCGGGGGATGCCCGCGCGCAAACGCAGATCGGGCATCTCTATAAATCCGGTCTGGGCGTGGAGCGCAATCTCGATACCGCGCGTCACTGGTACGTGAAGGCGGCGGAGCAGGGCGATGTGAGAGCTCAATTCCAGTTGGGCCTGATGTATTTTGACGGCGACGGTGTGGCCAAGGATTACCGTCGCGCCTGGAGATGGTTCCAAAAAGCGGCTCAGCAGGGAGATGCCGTGGCTCAGTATCAACTCGGCGCCATGTACGAATTGGCGCAGGGTGTGCGCCAGGATTACACGAAGGCCGCTTACTGGTACCAGCAGGCAGCCAACCAGGGATTGCCGGAAGCGCAGTTCATGCTGTCCGACCTGTATTACAAAGGGCAGGGTGTGCCGCGCGATATCGTGCTGGCGCACATGTGGGTGAATCTTGCAGTCTCCACCACGCGCCCGCTGGATAAGGACTACAACGACATGGTGGTGCTGCGCGACAAGCTGGAGCGGTTGATGAGCGAGAAGCAGATCCAGACCGCGCAGCATAAACGGGAATCGTGGCAGCCGGTGCAGTGA
- a CDS encoding TerC/Alx family metal homeostasis membrane protein yields MIWVWIGFVVMVLALLALDLGVIHKKNREMPVKEALAWVLFWVVLALAFNVFIYFLYEYQLFGPTPLMEEHSGRKAAFKFFTGYLVEKSLSVDNIFVFLLIFQYFSVPLKYQHRVLFWGILLAVVLRGVMIGFGISLLNHFQWMFYVFGGLLLITAARMPAAEQGSIDPDRNLFVRAVRAVVPVTMQHHEERFFVRQEGRWTATPLFLALILVETSDVVFAIDSIPAILSITRDSFLVYTSNIFAILGLRSMYFALAAVVSRFRYLNICLMFILGFIGVKMILTHHYHIPIEVSLGVIAGILSLGTVASYLDIRSGGTGMFEPIAEGAQTLARLTQRGGRRLVVFVVGITVLCAGVVLIFTPGPALVVIPAGLTILAMEFAWARWLLNQIKKRFKDIPDKLPPGLKDKLKRNADES; encoded by the coding sequence ATGATCTGGGTGTGGATTGGATTTGTGGTGATGGTTCTGGCGCTGCTGGCGCTGGACCTGGGCGTGATCCACAAAAAAAACCGGGAGATGCCGGTGAAGGAAGCGCTGGCCTGGGTTCTGTTCTGGGTGGTGCTGGCGTTGGCTTTCAACGTGTTCATATACTTCCTCTATGAATACCAGCTCTTCGGTCCCACGCCGCTTATGGAAGAGCACAGCGGACGCAAGGCGGCCTTCAAGTTTTTCACAGGTTATCTCGTCGAAAAATCCCTCAGCGTGGACAACATCTTCGTCTTCCTTCTCATCTTCCAGTACTTCAGTGTTCCTCTCAAATATCAGCACCGGGTTCTGTTCTGGGGCATTCTGCTTGCCGTGGTTCTGCGCGGGGTGATGATCGGTTTTGGCATCAGCCTGCTCAATCATTTTCAATGGATGTTCTATGTCTTCGGCGGGCTTTTGCTTATCACCGCCGCCCGCATGCCCGCGGCGGAGCAGGGGAGTATCGATCCCGACCGCAACCTGTTCGTTCGTGCTGTGCGCGCGGTCGTCCCGGTCACCATGCAACATCACGAAGAAAGGTTCTTCGTGCGTCAGGAGGGACGTTGGACCGCCACGCCGCTGTTTCTCGCACTCATCCTGGTGGAAACGTCCGATGTGGTGTTCGCCATCGATTCCATCCCGGCCATCCTGTCCATCACCCGCGACTCGTTTCTGGTGTACACCTCGAACATCTTTGCCATCCTCGGATTGCGTTCGATGTACTTCGCGCTGGCGGCGGTGGTGTCGCGGTTCCGCTATCTGAACATCTGCCTGATGTTCATTCTGGGTTTCATCGGCGTTAAAATGATTTTGACGCACCACTATCACATTCCAATCGAGGTGTCGCTGGGTGTGATCGCAGGCATACTGAGCCTGGGGACGGTGGCGTCCTACCTGGATATACGAAGCGGGGGGACGGGCATGTTCGAGCCGATTGCGGAAGGCGCGCAGACGCTGGCGCGCTTGACGCAACGGGGAGGGCGACGGCTCGTTGTCTTTGTCGTGGGCATCACGGTTCTGTGCGCCGGGGTGGTGTTGATCTTCACGCCGGGTCCGGCTTTGGTGGTGATACCCGCGGGGCTGACCATCCTGGCCATGGAGTTTGCGTGGGCACGGTGGCTGTTGAACCAGATCAAAAAACGTTTCAAGGATATCCCCGATAAATTGCCCCCCGGCCTGAAAGATAAACTGAAACGCAACGCCGACGAATCATAA
- the nhaA gene encoding Na+/H+ antiporter NhaA — MLHKLSDQWKRFVKWKASGGALLFFAAMLAVALANTPLHDFYNELIHTPVEIRIGGFAIAKPFRIWVNDGLMAAFFLLVGLEIKREVVGDPKHSTANLMFPGVAAVGGMAAPALVYIWINQDDSVAMQGWAIPAATDIAFALAILSLVGPAVPRNLKMFLMSLAVLDDLGAIVVIALFYTNQLSPNALLMAGAAFLTLIWLNRSGINHLMPYMLVGVLLWVFVLKSGVHATLAGVLVAFTIPIGRPKRTALSPCRRLEKTLHPWVTYGTLPLFAFVNSGLPLSEETFQYFTHPVTLGIMTGLVLGKPLGIFGFSWIAAKTGLVTVPSKITMMQIFGVSLLCGIGFTMSLFIGSLAFDLGGLDDTGYVRLGILTGSLISGVLGFTVLRAVLHQK, encoded by the coding sequence ATGCTCCATAAACTGAGCGATCAATGGAAGCGATTCGTGAAATGGAAGGCGTCCGGCGGTGCCCTGCTGTTCTTCGCCGCCATGCTCGCCGTGGCACTGGCCAACACGCCTCTTCACGATTTTTACAACGAACTGATCCATACGCCGGTGGAAATCCGCATCGGCGGCTTTGCCATCGCCAAACCGTTCCGCATCTGGGTGAACGATGGATTGATGGCGGCGTTTTTTCTGCTGGTCGGCCTGGAGATCAAGCGCGAAGTGGTGGGCGATCCCAAACATTCGACCGCGAACCTCATGTTCCCGGGAGTGGCGGCGGTGGGCGGCATGGCGGCTCCCGCGCTGGTTTACATCTGGATCAACCAGGACGATTCGGTCGCCATGCAGGGTTGGGCCATCCCCGCCGCGACGGATATCGCCTTCGCGCTCGCCATCCTGAGCCTGGTCGGACCGGCGGTGCCCAGGAATCTCAAAATGTTCCTCATGTCGCTGGCGGTGCTCGATGACCTGGGTGCGATCGTGGTCATCGCCCTCTTTTACACGAACCAGTTGTCGCCCAATGCGCTGTTGATGGCGGGAGCGGCATTTCTGACTTTGATCTGGTTGAACCGTTCCGGCATCAACCACCTTATGCCGTACATGCTGGTGGGTGTTCTGCTTTGGGTGTTTGTGCTCAAATCCGGGGTGCATGCCACGCTGGCGGGCGTACTGGTCGCCTTCACCATTCCCATAGGACGTCCCAAAAGAACCGCCCTGTCCCCCTGCCGCCGCCTGGAGAAAACCCTGCATCCGTGGGTGACCTACGGCACCCTGCCACTTTTCGCCTTTGTCAATTCGGGCTTGCCGCTGTCGGAAGAGACATTCCAGTACTTCACCCATCCCGTCACCCTGGGAATCATGACAGGCCTGGTACTGGGCAAACCGCTTGGCATTTTCGGGTTCAGTTGGATCGCCGCCAAAACGGGCCTCGTGACGGTGCCTTCCAAAATCACCATGATGCAGATTTTCGGCGTGTCCCTGTTATGTGGCATCGGCTTCACCATGAGCCTGTTCATTGGCTCGCTGGCTTTCGACCTGGGGGGTCTGGATGACACAGGCTATGTGCGGTTGGGAATCCTGACCGGATCGCTGATCTCAGGGGTGCTCGGCTTCACCGTCCTGCGCGCGGTTTTGCACCAGAAGTAG
- a CDS encoding dodecin family protein → MPNSVYKIIELVGSSDKSWEDAAKKAVETAAHSLEDLRVAEIKELDMKIEDGKVTAFRSKVAISFKYHEKG, encoded by the coding sequence ATGCCAAACAGCGTTTATAAAATCATCGAACTGGTAGGAAGCAGCGACAAATCCTGGGAAGACGCCGCCAAAAAAGCGGTGGAAACCGCCGCTCACAGCCTGGAGGATCTCCGCGTTGCGGAGATCAAGGAACTCGACATGAAAATCGAGGACGGCAAGGTGACGGCGTTCCGCAGCAAGGTGGCCATCTCCTTCAAGTACCACGAAAAAGGATAG